The Quercus robur chromosome 7, dhQueRobu3.1, whole genome shotgun sequence genome has a segment encoding these proteins:
- the LOC126691283 gene encoding B3 domain-containing protein Os03g0620500-like, whose translation MEDNESDDNSIEIMDAFIPSLLHHKRAKTNPKQAGDTHFKPEGSKSKGSMLKKSKMVFGVSFTRGEGLGSAHRVGANRVGCTSGPLVKLEFDCSLDDVSFSDDQCPKKDGGEAENLVRANAFKSENPLFTVIIHPSYVNGKDRASLPHGIINYLPREGFSKDYTKGSIVPVKLQVVDRLWPVKLYVYEGKYSSCVVSAGWSAFVRENGLQVGDVCIFELSMRDDVVFKVHIFRADLD comes from the exons ATGGAAGACAATGAGAGTGATGATAACTCCATTGAAATCATGGATGCCTTTATACCAAGCCTTCTACATCATAAAAGGGCAAAAACCAATCCAAAGCAAGCAGGGGATACACATTTTAAACCTGAAGGATCGAAATCTAAAGGGTCAATGTTAAAGAAATCAAAAATGGTGTTTGGGGTATCTTTTACTAGGGGAGAGGGTTTAG GATCAGCTCATAGGGTTGGAGCAAATCGAGTAGGATGCACAAGCGGCCCGTTAGTTAAACTTGAATTTGATTGCTCACTCGATGATGTGTCTTTCTCAGATGACCAATGTCCTAAGAAAGATGGTGGTGAAGCCGAAAATCTTGTGAGAGCCAATGCTTTTAAATCAGAAAATCCTCTCTTCACAGTTATCATTCATCCATCATATGTTAATGGCAAGGATCGTGCG AGCTTACCCCATGGCATTATCAACTACTTACCGAGAGAAGGCTTTAGCAAGGACTACACCAAAGGAAGTATTGTACCTGTGAAGCTCCAAGTTGTGGACCGATTATGGCCTGTCAAGTTATACGTTTATGAAGGAAAATACTCATCATGTGTCGTATCTGCTGGTTGGTCTGCATTTGTGAGGGAAAATGGATTGCAAGTAGGAGATGTTTGCATATTTGAGCTGAGTATGAGGGACGATGTTGTGTTCAAAGTCCACATTTTCAGGGCTGATCTTGATTAA